One genomic window of Phycisphaerales bacterium includes the following:
- a CDS encoding integrin alpha has protein sequence MTRSPAMVLALAGLSCASVALAMDPVRVVDLADLAAGSGIKILGMSPGDFAGISIANAGDVNGDGVADIVIGANGADVDAAVNAGTAFVIYGKTGPSSPTIDLRNIDGTNGFAIRGVTTDAYVGTAVAGAGDVNGDGIDDVVVGATGANYGAGAFAGAGYVVFGSDAGLPPVIDVVSLDGSNGFRFEGATGASYTGRSVCGGNDVNGDGRDDVCIGSPLANEAYVIFGRDASDPFPPAIRRSDLDGVLGFIARGDSRSRTGISVAMSDDFDGDSIDDLIIGADLAAPGGKTSAGAAYIVSGRATFGRQITLNPAFVGVTRLEGRLALDSLGGGVASAGDANGDGLADLLVSALNPGETYLLFGADDWPDEFTPDFIDETRGGIFRGNGRDDRIVAVSGAGDLNGDDRDDFVIGASFADGGAVRSGVSYCVFGKDRYTGIIDIRELEPEDGFACFGEGFDDLSGFACGGGGDFNDDGDADVLIGSLNNDPLGRGDAGAGYIVFGGEFDPPDPCRADLDGDGLLTIFDFLEFGNLFDAGDLRADFDGDLLLTFFDFLVYQNEFADGCP, from the coding sequence ATGACTCGATCACCCGCAATGGTGCTGGCGCTCGCCGGCTTGTCGTGCGCATCCGTCGCGCTGGCGATGGATCCCGTGCGCGTTGTTGACCTTGCAGATCTTGCCGCCGGTAGCGGCATCAAGATCCTGGGCATGTCGCCCGGAGACTTCGCAGGCATCTCGATCGCAAACGCCGGCGACGTCAACGGCGATGGTGTCGCCGACATCGTCATCGGCGCGAACGGCGCCGACGTGGACGCCGCGGTCAATGCTGGCACGGCGTTCGTCATCTATGGCAAGACGGGCCCGAGTTCGCCGACGATCGACCTGCGAAACATCGACGGCACCAACGGCTTTGCCATCCGCGGCGTGACCACCGACGCGTACGTCGGGACGGCGGTCGCCGGCGCGGGCGACGTGAACGGCGATGGGATCGACGACGTGGTCGTTGGCGCTACCGGCGCGAACTATGGAGCAGGGGCGTTCGCGGGTGCCGGGTACGTCGTCTTCGGAAGTGACGCTGGGCTGCCGCCGGTCATCGACGTCGTTTCGCTCGACGGCTCGAACGGATTCCGGTTCGAAGGCGCCACCGGCGCCTCGTACACGGGCAGGTCGGTCTGCGGCGGCAACGACGTCAACGGTGATGGCCGCGACGACGTCTGCATCGGCTCTCCGCTGGCGAACGAGGCCTACGTGATCTTCGGGCGCGACGCGAGCGATCCCTTCCCGCCGGCCATCCGCCGATCCGACCTCGATGGTGTCCTCGGCTTCATCGCACGGGGCGATTCTCGATCGAGGACCGGCATCTCGGTGGCCATGAGCGACGACTTCGACGGCGATTCGATCGACGACCTCATCATCGGGGCGGACCTTGCCGCACCGGGCGGCAAGACGAGTGCTGGCGCTGCCTACATCGTCAGCGGCAGGGCGACCTTTGGGCGCCAGATCACGCTGAACCCCGCGTTCGTCGGCGTCACCCGGCTCGAGGGTCGGCTCGCTCTGGACAGCCTCGGCGGCGGCGTCGCTTCGGCCGGCGATGCCAACGGCGATGGCCTTGCAGACCTCTTGGTGTCTGCCCTGAACCCCGGCGAGACGTACCTGCTCTTCGGCGCCGACGACTGGCCGGACGAGTTCACGCCCGACTTCATCGACGAAACGAGGGGCGGCATCTTTCGGGGCAATGGCAGGGACGATCGCATCGTCGCGGTCTCGGGCGCCGGCGACCTCAACGGCGACGACCGGGACGACTTCGTCATCGGTGCGAGCTTCGCCGACGGGGGCGCCGTGCGCTCGGGCGTGAGCTACTGCGTGTTCGGCAAGGACCGGTACACGGGGATCATCGACATCCGCGAGCTTGAGCCCGAGGACGGATTCGCGTGCTTCGGCGAGGGGTTCGACGACCTGTCGGGATTCGCGTGCGGCGGCGGAGGCGACTTCAACGACGACGGCGACGCCGACGTGCTCATCGGCTCGCTGAACAACGATCCGCTGGGCCGGGGCGATGCGGGCGCGGGCTACATCGTGTTTGGCGGCGAGTTCGATCCACCCGATCCGTGCCGAGCCGACCTCGACGGCGACGGGCTCCTGACGATCTTCGACTTCCTCGAGTTCGGGAACCTGTTCGACGCGGGCGACCTGCGGGCCGACTTCGACGGCGACCTGCTGCTGACGTTCTTCGACTTTCTCGTGTACCAGAACGAGTTCGCGGACGGGTGTCCATAA
- a CDS encoding M60 family metallopeptidase, producing the protein MPATRRAFLQSLYLALLVICVIAWPALAEQVAPDPSARDQQRTRTLATGGNPASLVVYGQAEAIATLADGTVLAASARAGEGRVVAIGHGGFLRDVRGDTRAFLAEQLRWLVGGAGPAKAWGVPDDLREAAAFMHVAMEPVGGEISILELDAVDLIVASPQAFARAGRLDELGAWLRGGGALLSAETAWGQIQLGHATGTHDLAANTLLAEHGILYTERALSPGRDGLYTLDANANDEANASVALAILAGEAEGDVVRAARVARQALATAPLEGPLIAAADALEQRHAEALRAAYASMATKPLKLADEPLACALLDLEARRAEAAAPTGKVDAHPSHVAFPGIVPNVAPRITRRITLDDGIPGWRTIGLFAPAGEPISLRIIEGDATNVSLQIGCWLDPQDFDDRVRMPTATFRSPVVGGAATLASPVGGPIYLDLGDTPASVTFEIAGAVEMPRYRLGHTDLAEWQARLRHLAAPWAELESDELAFSLPASAIRDLEHPDLVMQHWDRVHAAMQALEPRSPRHWPDRQYRYVAEKRLSWGYMYCPSNAPIVIPLNEARAMVDVANFDAEGENQLWGHYHEMGHAHQDPLWTFTGTGEVTVNIFTVLALHKINGYPLDAEAMRSNPERALSAMHAHAAKGAPFHRWKSDPFLALQTYALLWHEFGFEAFDRAFRSYESLPTAQLPKTDDEKRDRFVVQMSRAVGRNLEPYFRAWGVPLSEMPAGDLADLEPWMPNGFEAP; encoded by the coding sequence ATGCCCGCGACCCGCCGTGCGTTCCTCCAGTCCCTATACCTTGCCCTGCTTGTCATCTGTGTCATTGCCTGGCCGGCGTTGGCGGAGCAGGTCGCACCCGATCCGTCGGCCCGCGACCAACAACGCACTCGCACCCTTGCCACTGGTGGCAACCCCGCGTCGCTGGTGGTCTACGGCCAGGCCGAAGCGATCGCGACGCTCGCCGACGGCACGGTGCTGGCGGCTTCGGCCCGAGCGGGCGAGGGGCGGGTGGTCGCGATCGGCCACGGCGGGTTCCTGCGCGACGTCCGAGGCGACACGCGGGCGTTCCTGGCCGAGCAACTGCGATGGCTGGTGGGCGGGGCGGGTCCCGCGAAGGCATGGGGCGTGCCCGACGACCTGCGCGAAGCGGCGGCCTTCATGCACGTGGCGATGGAGCCTGTGGGCGGCGAGATCAGTATTTTAGAACTTGACGCGGTGGACCTCATCGTCGCGTCGCCGCAGGCGTTCGCCCGCGCCGGCCGCCTCGACGAACTTGGCGCATGGCTGCGAGGCGGCGGGGCCCTGCTCAGCGCCGAAACGGCCTGGGGCCAGATCCAACTCGGCCACGCTACCGGCACCCACGACCTGGCGGCCAACACGCTGCTGGCCGAGCACGGCATCCTCTACACCGAACGCGCCCTCTCGCCCGGCCGCGATGGCCTGTACACGCTCGATGCGAATGCCAACGACGAAGCGAACGCGAGCGTGGCACTAGCGATCCTCGCGGGCGAGGCCGAGGGCGACGTGGTCCGCGCCGCCCGCGTCGCGCGTCAGGCGTTGGCCACCGCGCCGCTCGAAGGACCGCTGATCGCGGCCGCCGACGCGTTGGAGCAGCGTCACGCCGAGGCGTTGCGAGCCGCGTACGCCTCGATGGCCACGAAGCCGCTCAAGCTCGCGGACGAACCGCTCGCGTGCGCGCTGCTCGACCTCGAAGCCCGCCGTGCAGAAGCGGCCGCGCCCACGGGCAAGGTCGACGCCCACCCCAGCCACGTCGCCTTCCCCGGCATCGTGCCCAACGTTGCGCCGCGCATCACTCGCCGCATCACGCTCGACGACGGCATCCCCGGCTGGCGTACGATCGGCCTGTTTGCACCGGCCGGCGAGCCGATCTCGCTTAGGATCATCGAGGGTGATGCGACGAACGTTTCGCTCCAGATCGGCTGCTGGCTCGATCCGCAGGACTTCGACGACCGGGTGCGCATGCCGACGGCAACGTTCCGATCGCCCGTCGTCGGTGGTGCCGCCACGCTCGCATCGCCGGTGGGCGGTCCGATCTACCTCGATCTCGGCGACACGCCCGCGAGCGTCACGTTCGAGATCGCCGGCGCCGTCGAGATGCCCAGGTACCGGCTCGGCCACACCGACCTCGCCGAGTGGCAGGCACGGCTCCGTCACTTGGCCGCGCCCTGGGCCGAGCTCGAGTCCGATGAGCTGGCGTTCTCGCTCCCCGCGTCGGCGATCCGAGACCTCGAGCACCCCGATCTGGTGATGCAGCACTGGGACCGCGTGCACGCCGCGATGCAGGCGCTCGAGCCGCGCTCGCCCAGGCATTGGCCCGACCGGCAGTACCGCTACGTCGCCGAGAAGCGGCTGAGCTGGGGCTACATGTACTGCCCGAGCAACGCACCGATCGTCATCCCGCTGAACGAGGCCCGAGCCATGGTCGACGTGGCAAACTTCGACGCCGAGGGCGAGAACCAGCTGTGGGGGCACTACCACGAGATGGGCCACGCCCACCAGGACCCGCTGTGGACCTTCACCGGCACGGGCGAGGTGACGGTCAACATCTTCACGGTGCTCGCGCTTCACAAGATCAACGGCTATCCGCTCGACGCCGAAGCCATGCGCAGCAACCCCGAGCGTGCCCTGAGCGCGATGCACGCGCACGCCGCGAAGGGCGCGCCCTTCCATCGCTGGAAGAGCGACCCCTTCCTGGCCTTGCAGACCTACGCGCTCCTCTGGCACGAATTCGGCTTCGAGGCGTTCGACCGCGCGTTCCGGTCGTACGAATCACTCCCGACCGCGCAACTCCCCAAGACCGACGACGAGAAGCGAGACCGGTTCGTCGTCCAGATGAGCCGGGCCGTCGGGCGCAACCTCGAGCCCTACTTCAGGGCCTGGGGCGTGCCGCTGAGCGAGATGCCGGCCGGTGATCTGGCCGATCTCGAACCCTGGATGCCCAATGGCTTCGAGGCGCCGTAA